Proteins found in one Strix aluco isolate bStrAlu1 chromosome 29, bStrAlu1.hap1, whole genome shotgun sequence genomic segment:
- the LINGO3 gene encoding leucine-rich repeat and immunoglobulin-like domain-containing nogo receptor-interacting protein 3 — protein MLYTMKCWLLVLVLQLVLLSPPRVAACPARCECAPQIKSVVCHRKRLTSIPEGIPTETKILELNKNRIRCLNPGDLSPYPLLEELDFSENIISNVEPGAFSNLFNLQTLRLRGNQLKLIPPGVFTKLTNLTLLDISENKLVILLDYMFQDLRNLKSLEVGDNDLVYISQRAFSGLLGLEQLTIEKCNLTSISAESLSYLQNLEVLRLRHLSISALEDQNFKKLYNLLQLEIDNWPLLEEVSPTSFQGLNLTSLSITYTNITAVPAAALRNLVYLRYLNLSYNPISTVLKGSFKDLIRLQELHIVGALLVSVEPQAFSGLRQIRLLNLSSNFLSTLEESTFHSVNTLETLRVDRNPLACDCRLLWILQRRKTLNFDGQQPMCSSPPEIQGNALRDFPDSVLFEYFTCQKPKIRDRKLQHVTAREGQSVSFLCRADGEPDPSIAWVSPQHRMITTRSTGRATVLPGGTLEIRFAQVQDSGTYICIASNAGGNDTYFATLTVKGRPADSSHYANRTLYLSEFNDTSHNDTQVFLKFTLDLKTILVSTAMGCITFLGVVLFCFLLLFVWSRGRGQHKNNFSVEYSFRKVDGPTTTTGQGGARKFNMKMI, from the coding sequence ATGCTCTACACAATGAAATGTTGGCTCCTGGTCCTGGTCCTCCAGCTGGTCCTCCTGAGCCCACCGCGGGTggcagcctgccctgcccgctGCGAGTGCGCCCCGCAGATCAAGTCGGTGGTGTGTCACCGCAAGCGGCTCACCTCCATCCCCGAGGGCATCCCCACCGAGACCAAGATCCTGGAGCTCAACAAGAACCGCATCCGCTGCCTGAACCCAGGGGACCTCTCCCCGTAcccgctgctggaggagctggattTCAGCGAGAACATCATCTCCAATGTGGAGCCGGGTGCCTTCAGCAACCTGTTCAACCTGCAGACCTTGCGGCTGCGGGGGAACCAGCTCAAACTCATCCCCCCGGGGGTCTTCACTAAGTTGACCAACCTCACCCTCCTGGACATCAGCGAGAACAAACTCGTCATCCTGCTGGACTACATGTTCCAGGACCTGCGAAACCTGAAGAGCCTGGAGGTGGGCGATAACGACTTGGTGTACATCTCCCAACGGGCCTTCTCGGGGCTGCTCGGCCTGGAGCAGCTGACCATTGAGAAGTGCAACCTGACCTCCATCTCAGCCGAGTCGCTCTCCTACCTCCAGAACCTGGAGGTGTTGCGGCTCCGGCACCTCAGCATCTCTGCGCTGGAGGACCAAAACTTCAAGAAACTCTACAACCTCCTGCAACTGGAGATCGACAACTGGCCGCTGCTGGAAGAGGTCTCCCCCACCAGCTTCCAGGGTCTGAACCTCACCTCGCTTTCCATCACCTACACCAACATCACAGCCGTGCCCGCCGCTGCCTTGAGGAACCTGGTGTACCTCCGGTACCTGAACCTGTCCTACAACCCCATTAGCACTGTGCTGAAGGGCTCCTTTAAAGACCTCATCCGGCTCCAGGAGCTCCACATCGTGGGTGCTCTCTTGGTGTCTGTGGAGCCACAGGCTTTCTCCGGCCTGAGACAAATCCGGCTGCTCAACCTCTCCAGCAACTTTCTCTCCACCCTGGAGGAGAGCACCTTCCACTCCGTCAACACACTGGAGACACTGCGGGTGGACAGAAACCCCCTGGCCTGTGACTGCCGCCTCCTCTGGATCCTGCAGCGACGGAAGACGCTCAACTTCGACGGGCAGCAGCCTATGTGCTCCTCACCACCCGAAATCCAGGGCAATGCCCTACGCGACTTCCCAGACTCTGTGCTCTTCGAATATTTCACCTGCCAGAAGCCCAAGATAAGGGATCGGAAGCTGCAGCATGTGACAGCCCGGGAAGGGCAATCTGTGTCCTTCCTTTGCCGGGCAGACGGGGAGCCAGACCCCTCCATCGCCTGGGTGTCCCCTCAGCACCGCATGATCACCACCCGCAGCACAGGGCGGGCGACCGTGCTGCCCGGGGGCACCCTGGAGATCCGCTTTGCCCAGGTGCAGGACAGTGGCACCTACATCTGCATCGCCAGCAACGCGGGAGGCAACGACACCTACTTCGCCACCCTGACGGTTAAGGGGCGGCCAGCTGACAGCTCCCACTATGCGAACCGAACTTTGTACCTCAGCGAGTTCAACGACACCTCCCACAATGACACGCAAGTCTTCTTGAAGTTTACGTTGGACCTCAAGACCATCCTGGTCTCCACGGCCATGGGCTGCATCACCTTCCTGGGCGTGGTGctcttctgcttcctcctcctcttcgtctggagccggggccgggggcagcaCAAGAACAACTTCTCAGTGGAGTACTCCTTCCGCAAGGTGGATggtcccaccaccaccaccggcCAAGGAGGAGCCAGGAAGTTCAACATGAAGATGATCTGA